A single region of the Winslowiella toletana genome encodes:
- a CDS encoding MBL fold metallo-hydrolase translates to MDYHIIPVTAFAQNCSLIWCAETQEAAIVDPGGDAEKIKQAVAEKGVNVKQILLTHGHLDHVGAAAELAAHYAVKIIGPQKLDAFWLEGLPAQSRMFGLAECAPLTPDRWLEEGESVEVGNVRLDILHCPGHTPGHIVFFDAEGRLLVSGDVIFNGGVGRSDFPQGNHQALIDSITDKLLPLGDDVTFIPGHGPMSTLGHERVSNPFLQ, encoded by the coding sequence GTTGATTTGGTGTGCGGAAACGCAAGAAGCCGCCATCGTCGATCCGGGTGGTGACGCTGAGAAGATTAAGCAAGCAGTGGCGGAGAAGGGTGTCAACGTTAAGCAGATTCTGCTGACGCACGGTCATCTCGATCACGTTGGTGCTGCCGCAGAACTTGCCGCGCATTATGCGGTGAAGATTATTGGACCGCAAAAGCTCGATGCTTTCTGGCTGGAAGGCTTACCGGCCCAGAGCCGTATGTTTGGACTGGCAGAGTGCGCGCCACTGACGCCGGATCGCTGGCTGGAAGAGGGCGAAAGTGTTGAGGTCGGTAATGTCAGGCTCGATATCCTGCATTGCCCAGGACACACGCCGGGTCATATTGTGTTCTTTGATGCTGAAGGTCGTCTGCTGGTCTCTGGTGATGTGATTTTCAATGGTGGTGTTGGCCGCAGTGATTTCCCACAGGGCAACCATCAGGCGTTAATTGATTCCATCACAGATAAACTGCTGCCATTGGGCGATGACGTGACTTTTATCCCAGGCCACGGACCGATGTCGACACTCGGTCACGAACGGGTCAGTAATCCTTTCCTGCAGTAG
- a CDS encoding amino acid aminotransferase produces the protein MFENIAAAPADPILGLADLFRADDRPNKINLGIGVYKDETGKTPVLTSVKKAEHYLLENETTKNYLSIDGLADFGHCTQELLFGKGNEILTSKRARTAQTPGGTGALRVAADFLANQTAVKRIWVSNPSWPNHKNVFESAGLEVCEYNYYDAENHQLNFDGMVASLREAKAGDVVLFHGCCHNPTGVDPTAEQWARLSELSQASGWLPLFDFAYQGFARGLEEDAEGLRIFAASHQELIVASSYSKNFGLYNERVGAFTLVAADAAIADTSFSQVKATIRANYSNPPAHGAAVVATILGNEALRTLWEQELTDMRQRIHRMRQLFVNTLQEKGANRDFSFIINQNGMFSFSGLTKDQVVRLREEFGVYAVNSGRVNVAGMTPDNMAPLCEAIVAVL, from the coding sequence ATGTTTGAAAACATTGCAGCTGCACCCGCCGACCCGATTCTTGGTTTAGCCGATCTTTTCCGCGCCGATGACCGTCCCAACAAAATCAATCTCGGTATTGGTGTTTACAAAGATGAAACCGGTAAAACACCTGTACTGACCAGCGTGAAGAAAGCGGAACACTATCTGCTGGAAAACGAAACCACTAAAAATTACCTGAGCATTGATGGCCTGGCGGATTTCGGTCACTGTACGCAGGAGCTGTTATTTGGTAAAGGCAACGAGATTCTCACCAGTAAACGTGCGCGTACTGCGCAAACCCCTGGCGGTACCGGTGCACTGCGCGTAGCGGCAGACTTTCTCGCCAATCAGACCGCGGTAAAACGCATCTGGGTAAGTAACCCAAGCTGGCCTAACCATAAAAATGTGTTCGAGTCTGCGGGCCTGGAAGTGTGCGAATACAATTACTACGATGCGGAAAACCATCAGCTTAATTTCGATGGCATGGTTGCCAGCCTGCGTGAAGCGAAAGCGGGTGACGTAGTGCTGTTCCACGGCTGCTGCCACAACCCAACCGGCGTCGACCCAACCGCAGAACAGTGGGCGCGGCTTTCTGAACTGTCTCAGGCCAGCGGCTGGTTACCGCTGTTTGACTTCGCCTATCAGGGTTTTGCCCGTGGACTCGAAGAAGATGCTGAAGGCCTGCGTATTTTCGCTGCCAGCCATCAGGAACTGATCGTTGCCAGCTCTTACTCCAAGAACTTTGGCCTGTATAACGAGCGCGTGGGGGCATTTACGCTGGTTGCTGCTGATGCTGCAATTGCTGATACCTCTTTCAGCCAGGTAAAAGCCACCATTCGTGCCAACTACTCTAACCCACCGGCTCACGGTGCGGCAGTGGTTGCCACTATTCTGGGTAATGAGGCTCTGCGCACGCTGTGGGAGCAAGAGCTGACCGATATGCGCCAGCGTATTCACCGCATGCGTCAGCTGTTTGTGAATACTTTGCAGGAGAAAGGCGCTAACCGCGACTTCAGCTTTATCATCAATCAGAACGGCATGTTCTCTTTTAGCGGCCTGACCAAAGATCAAGTGGTGCGCTTGCGTGAAGAGTTCGGTGTTTATGCGGTGAATTCCGGACGCGTTAACGTGGCCGGTATGACGCCAGATAACATGGCGCCGCTGTGTGAAGCGATTGTGGCAGTGCTTTAA